In Halopelagius longus, the following proteins share a genomic window:
- the hpt gene encoding hypoxanthine/guanine phosphoribosyltransferase translates to MDQLRQSLLEAPIIEKGDYEYFVHPISDGVPMLKPELLREIVIKIIRKVDLEDVDKIVTPAAMGIHISTAVSLMTDIPLVVIRKRQYGLAGEVELSQETGYSESEMFINDVTEGDRVLVLDDVLSTGGTMCAVLDALEGIGADVVDTVAVIKKAGPNKLDDTDHHVKTLINVRVEDGEVVIVDDEGDD, encoded by the coding sequence ATGGACCAGTTGCGGCAGTCGCTCCTCGAAGCGCCGATAATCGAGAAGGGAGACTACGAGTACTTCGTCCACCCCATCAGCGACGGGGTTCCGATGCTCAAACCCGAACTCCTCCGCGAAATCGTCATCAAGATCATCCGGAAGGTCGATCTGGAAGACGTCGACAAGATAGTCACGCCCGCCGCGATGGGCATCCACATCTCGACTGCGGTCTCTCTGATGACCGACATCCCCCTCGTCGTCATCCGAAAGCGGCAGTACGGACTCGCCGGCGAAGTCGAACTCAGTCAGGAGACCGGCTACTCCGAGAGCGAGATGTTCATCAACGACGTGACCGAGGGCGACCGGGTGCTCGTCCTCGACGACGTCCTCTCGACGGGCGGGACGATGTGCGCCGTCCTCGACGCCCTCGAAGGCATCGGCGCGGACGTGGTAGACACCGTCGCCGTCATCAAGAAGGCCGGGCCGAACAAACTCGACGACACGGACCACCACGTCAAGACGCTCATCAACGTCCGCGTCGAGGACGGCGAAGTCGTCATCGTGGACGACGAAGGCGACGACTGA
- a CDS encoding ABC transporter substrate-binding protein: MPPGNADATSNRRHWLKMLGVGGIASLAGCAGEEGGDAPDGTGTDPDASAGRSVGGTYREALSTDAKSLNVLFQSDGASAKFVEATMDTAYDFRSADEIVPLWVESYSETEKREWTFTLRDGLRWSDPYGDLTAEDWVYTAQNVYGAKAPGESETKENWAGAVQYADWKDLTVEKLGKRTLRVTLPSPEPAFLASTAFWGGRCLPKGLIEGYVEDRDAEGLKRDEELNTLSYTGNLGPYDFEEWKRESRFVATRAEEYYVRDVAGTGDIPERFADAPYFERYELRILPEESTRLSALREGELTFYDNVPAQKVERYRKMEHLKFRFPPNPLCSSVYYNQRSNGWEMLRRTAVRRALSTAVSKRVVAENVYRGYPSVAQTFQPEWSPWYSADRIEPFGVGEGYGTETARRMLSEALSDTEYGYDGDELVDGRGEQVELTLVYRDGREAYRTTAEFVAQELSKVGIAVAPTNGGPFNTLQGKYMLNEAGDGATSFNAGPDATSERPWDLLYGVTINTYPINPDATSVIWNADGEFNFSGYEPEAPLADLYADARRETDDAARAETFAEIFGALNAEQPANFLHFDAYKNAYLKEYVGMPEKGEYGYLDEWDEVTWHRSDR, from the coding sequence ATGCCACCCGGCAACGCGGACGCGACGAGCAACCGGAGACACTGGCTCAAGATGCTGGGCGTCGGCGGCATCGCGAGTCTGGCCGGTTGCGCCGGTGAGGAGGGGGGCGACGCCCCCGACGGGACGGGGACGGACCCCGACGCGTCCGCCGGGCGTTCCGTCGGCGGGACGTACCGCGAAGCCCTCTCGACGGACGCGAAGTCGCTCAACGTCCTCTTTCAGAGCGACGGCGCGTCCGCGAAGTTCGTCGAGGCGACGATGGACACCGCGTACGACTTCAGAAGCGCGGACGAAATCGTCCCCCTGTGGGTCGAATCCTACTCGGAGACGGAGAAGCGCGAGTGGACGTTCACCCTCCGGGACGGACTCCGCTGGAGCGACCCCTACGGCGACCTGACCGCCGAAGACTGGGTCTACACGGCACAGAACGTCTACGGGGCGAAGGCGCCGGGCGAATCCGAGACGAAGGAGAACTGGGCGGGCGCGGTGCAGTACGCAGACTGGAAGGACCTCACCGTGGAGAAACTCGGCAAGCGGACGCTGAGAGTCACCCTCCCGTCGCCGGAACCCGCGTTCCTCGCCTCCACCGCGTTCTGGGGCGGGCGGTGCCTCCCGAAGGGTCTCATCGAGGGGTACGTCGAGGATAGAGACGCCGAGGGATTGAAACGCGACGAGGAACTCAACACCCTCTCGTACACGGGCAACCTCGGCCCCTACGACTTCGAGGAGTGGAAGCGCGAGTCCCGGTTCGTCGCCACGCGCGCGGAGGAGTACTACGTCCGCGACGTGGCGGGAACCGGCGACATCCCCGAGCGATTCGCCGACGCGCCGTACTTCGAGCGGTACGAACTCCGCATTCTCCCCGAGGAGTCTACCCGACTCTCGGCGCTTCGAGAGGGCGAACTCACCTTCTACGACAACGTCCCCGCCCAGAAAGTCGAGCGGTACCGGAAGATGGAGCACCTGAAGTTCCGCTTCCCGCCGAACCCGCTCTGCTCTTCGGTGTACTACAACCAGCGTTCGAACGGGTGGGAGATGCTCCGACGGACGGCCGTCCGCCGCGCGCTATCGACGGCCGTCTCGAAGCGAGTCGTCGCGGAGAACGTCTATCGGGGCTATCCGTCCGTCGCCCAGACGTTCCAACCCGAGTGGTCGCCGTGGTACTCCGCGGACAGAATCGAACCGTTCGGCGTCGGCGAGGGGTACGGCACGGAGACGGCCAGACGGATGCTCTCGGAGGCGCTCTCCGACACCGAGTACGGGTACGACGGCGACGAACTCGTGGACGGGCGGGGCGAACAGGTCGAACTCACGCTCGTCTACCGCGACGGGCGGGAGGCGTACCGGACGACGGCGGAGTTCGTCGCACAGGAGCTTTCGAAGGTGGGCATCGCCGTCGCGCCGACGAACGGCGGCCCGTTCAACACCCTCCAAGGTAAGTACATGCTGAACGAGGCGGGCGACGGGGCGACGAGCTTCAACGCGGGGCCGGACGCCACCTCCGAACGGCCGTGGGACCTCCTCTACGGCGTCACGATAAACACCTACCCCATCAACCCGGACGCGACGAGCGTCATCTGGAACGCGGACGGGGAGTTCAACTTCTCCGGGTACGAACCCGAGGCACCGCTCGCGGACCTGTACGCCGACGCCCGGCGGGAGACGGACGACGCCGCCCGCGCGGAGACGTTCGCCGAGATATTCGGCGCGCTCAACGCGGAACAGCCCGCCAACTTCCTGCACTTCGACGCGTACAAGAACGCGTACCTGAAAGAGTACGTCGGCATGCCCGAGAAGGGCGAGTACGGCTACCTCGACGAGTGGGACGAAGTCACGTGGCACCGCTCCGACCGGTAG
- a CDS encoding ABC transporter permease — MKWYVARRLAWAVVATFLVLSLTFGLMAASPDPQASAYVAQQVQSGGDFQDARDTYETARGRDRPLWVQYREYMVGMLTLDWGWSETRSQPVTAAIAEALPYSVMYATPAVLFATVFGVALGLYSAVNRNSLRDYAASSFAFFGVSIPDFWFGILLILVFGSWLGWIPVYFRADVPWFSLENARQLVAPTLVVALSSLAGEMRFSRATALEYVNAEFVKAAKAKGAGGWRRVTRHVFRPALVPLSTILVGDILNIVLVSSYLVEVVFGIPGLGQLSYRAILQQDVALVLGTVLVPTFVAIVGNLCQDIAYTALDPRIDYGERR; from the coding sequence ATGAAGTGGTACGTCGCCCGCCGACTCGCGTGGGCAGTCGTCGCGACGTTTCTCGTCCTGTCGCTCACGTTCGGTCTGATGGCGGCGTCGCCCGACCCGCAGGCGTCGGCGTACGTCGCCCAACAGGTGCAGTCCGGCGGCGACTTTCAGGACGCGCGCGACACCTACGAGACGGCGCGCGGGCGGGACAGACCGCTGTGGGTGCAGTACAGAGAGTACATGGTTGGGATGCTCACGCTCGATTGGGGGTGGTCGGAGACGCGTTCGCAACCGGTGACGGCCGCCATCGCGGAGGCGTTACCGTACTCCGTGATGTACGCGACGCCAGCGGTGCTGTTCGCGACGGTGTTCGGCGTCGCACTCGGCCTCTACTCGGCGGTCAACCGCAACTCCCTGCGGGACTACGCGGCGTCGTCGTTCGCCTTCTTCGGCGTCAGCATCCCGGACTTCTGGTTCGGGATTCTCCTGATACTCGTCTTCGGGTCGTGGTTGGGGTGGATACCCGTCTACTTCCGCGCCGACGTGCCGTGGTTCTCGCTCGAAAACGCGCGGCAACTCGTCGCACCGACGCTCGTCGTCGCGCTCTCCTCTCTGGCCGGCGAGATGCGGTTCTCCCGCGCGACGGCGCTCGAATACGTCAACGCGGAGTTCGTGAAGGCGGCGAAGGCGAAGGGCGCGGGCGGGTGGCGCCGCGTCACCCGGCACGTCTTCCGCCCGGCGCTCGTCCCCCTCTCGACCATCCTCGTCGGCGATATCTTGAACATCGTCCTCGTGAGTTCTTACCTCGTGGAAGTCGTCTTCGGCATCCCGGGGCTTGGGCAGTTGAGCTATCGGGCGATACTGCAACAGGACGTGGCCCTCGTCCTCGGCACGGTTCTCGTCCCGACGTTCGTCGCCATCGTCGGAAACCTCTGTCAGGATATCGCGTACACGGCGCTGGACCCTCGAATCGACTACGGTGAGCGGCGATGA
- a CDS encoding ABC transporter permease, with amino-acid sequence MTGKESAVPDADAEGRFEDVEWETLERAGVAALSRRTVGFGLCVAAVAAAFAYDFALVPDGDPTLSTPFVWEASQLDWLLLVALSAVACYGVAPLLSNPRRSRRYWREFRTNRAAVVGAAYLAVVFGLGLVGPAFVAKPELNVLAQYQPPVFLSATESTVGACVGPVVDGACRGTWRYPLGTTGQGKGILASVVYGMRVSLAVGLVTPLLVVAVGTAVGTVAAYSGGVTDELLMRYVDIQMTFPTFFLYLLLLYLYGGTLFLLVVIFGLTSWGSTARIVRSEALQRREEGYVRAAENAGADEWWIIREHIVPNVSTTVVTNATLLVPSFILFEAAFSFLGLGDPTVPSWGQVIAAGRSDIDTAWWVSTVPGVFLFTTVLALNFVGDALRDALDPRTEGER; translated from the coding sequence ATGACGGGGAAAGAGAGCGCCGTCCCCGACGCCGACGCCGAAGGCCGGTTCGAGGACGTCGAGTGGGAGACGCTCGAACGCGCGGGCGTCGCCGCCCTCTCCCGGCGGACGGTCGGCTTCGGACTCTGCGTCGCCGCCGTCGCGGCGGCGTTCGCGTACGACTTCGCCCTCGTCCCCGACGGCGACCCGACGCTCTCGACGCCGTTCGTCTGGGAGGCGAGCCAACTCGACTGGCTGCTTTTGGTTGCGCTGTCGGCCGTCGCGTGCTACGGCGTCGCCCCCCTGCTCTCGAACCCCCGGCGGAGTCGGCGCTACTGGCGCGAGTTCCGGACGAACCGCGCGGCCGTCGTCGGCGCCGCCTACCTCGCCGTCGTCTTCGGACTGGGACTCGTCGGCCCGGCGTTCGTCGCGAAACCGGAACTGAACGTGCTGGCGCAGTACCAGCCCCCGGTGTTCCTCTCGGCGACGGAATCGACCGTCGGAGCCTGCGTCGGGCCGGTGGTAGACGGGGCGTGCCGCGGGACGTGGCGCTACCCCCTCGGGACGACCGGTCAGGGGAAGGGCATCCTCGCCAGCGTCGTCTACGGCATGCGGGTGAGCCTCGCCGTCGGACTCGTGACGCCCCTCCTCGTCGTCGCCGTCGGCACCGCCGTCGGCACCGTCGCGGCGTACTCCGGCGGCGTCACGGACGAACTTCTGATGCGGTACGTCGATATCCAGATGACGTTCCCGACGTTCTTCCTCTACCTGCTCCTGTTGTACCTGTACGGCGGGACGCTGTTTCTGCTCGTCGTCATCTTCGGCCTCACGAGTTGGGGTTCGACCGCCCGAATCGTCCGGTCGGAAGCACTCCAACGCCGTGAGGAGGGGTACGTCCGCGCGGCGGAGAACGCCGGCGCGGACGAGTGGTGGATAATCCGCGAGCACATCGTCCCGAACGTCTCCACCACCGTCGTCACGAACGCCACGCTTCTCGTGCCGAGTTTCATCCTGTTCGAGGCGGCGTTCTCCTTCCTCGGACTGGGCGACCCGACGGTCCCCTCGTGGGGGCAGGTCATCGCCGCGGGGCGGAGCGACATCGACACGGCGTGGTGGGTGTCCACCGTTCCCGGCGTCTTCCTCTTTACCACCGTCCTGGCTTTGAACTTCGTCGGCGACGCGTTGCGGGACGCGTTAGACCCGCGAACGGAGGGTGAGCGATGA
- a CDS encoding ABC transporter ATP-binding protein, translating into MSDPLLSVRDLKTHFRTDEGTVRAVDGVSFDVNRGETVCVVGESGSGKTVAAESITRLVSEPPGEIVGGEVRFDGRDVSEMSDRELRSLRGGRVGHVFQNPQSALNPVYTVGWQIREAIQLHEDVSDAAARERAVDLLDRVGIPDAARRVDDYPHEFSGGMKQRVVVAMALAPNPDLIVADEPTTALDVTIQAQILRLLDRVQEEFGTGILLITHDLGVVAEVADRVVVVYAGKVMEAGDVFEMFDDPAHPYTRALLDCLPGRGDGATTIGGSSPSPTDPPAGCRFHPRCPHAVAECRAGDQPPMNPVGEGESEGEGGHRVSCVHFGPGGDPSVVRGSNGDGETRGDANDVNCGGETR; encoded by the coding sequence ATGAGCGACCCGTTGCTATCCGTGCGGGACCTGAAGACCCACTTCCGAACCGACGAGGGGACCGTCCGCGCGGTGGACGGCGTCAGCTTCGACGTGAACCGCGGCGAGACGGTCTGCGTGGTCGGCGAGAGCGGGTCGGGCAAGACGGTCGCCGCCGAGTCCATCACGCGACTCGTCTCCGAACCGCCGGGGGAAATCGTCGGCGGCGAGGTGCGGTTCGACGGGCGGGACGTCTCGGAGATGAGCGACCGCGAACTCCGGTCGCTCCGGGGCGGCCGCGTGGGACACGTCTTCCAGAACCCCCAGAGCGCGCTCAACCCGGTGTACACCGTGGGGTGGCAGATTCGGGAGGCGATTCAACTCCACGAGGACGTGAGCGACGCGGCGGCGCGCGAACGGGCCGTCGACCTGTTGGACCGCGTCGGCATCCCGGACGCGGCGCGGCGCGTCGACGACTACCCCCACGAGTTCTCCGGCGGGATGAAACAGCGAGTCGTCGTGGCGATGGCGTTGGCCCCCAACCCGGACCTCATCGTCGCCGACGAACCGACCACGGCCCTCGACGTGACCATCCAAGCGCAGATACTCCGCCTCCTCGATCGGGTGCAAGAGGAGTTCGGGACGGGAATCCTCCTCATCACGCACGACCTCGGGGTCGTCGCGGAAGTCGCGGACCGCGTGGTCGTCGTGTACGCCGGGAAGGTCATGGAGGCGGGCGACGTGTTCGAGATGTTCGACGACCCCGCTCACCCCTACACCCGCGCGCTCTTGGACTGCCTCCCCGGACGCGGCGACGGGGCGACGACCATCGGCGGGTCGTCGCCCTCGCCGACGGACCCGCCGGCGGGGTGCCGATTCCACCCTCGGTGTCCCCACGCCGTCGCCGAGTGTCGCGCGGGCGACCAACCGCCGATGAACCCGGTCGGCGAGGGCGAGAGCGAGGGAGAGGGAGGCCACCGCGTCTCCTGCGTCCACTTCGGCCCCGGCGGCGACCCGTCGGTCGTCCGCGGGAGCAACGGCGACGGGGAGACGAGAGGCGACGCGAACGACGTGAACTGCGGAGGTGAGACGCGGTGA
- a CDS encoding ABC transporter ATP-binding protein, whose product MSDDAPLLDVRNLTKHYPVTEGILKREVGRIRAVDGISFTVERGETVGLVGESGCGKSTAATTLLRLDEPTDGRVLFEGRDVTAFDDRELKRFRREAQMVFQDPTSSFDPRMSVGESVAEPLRIHGMRDRTRRRRIVADLLERVGLSAADADRYPHEFSGGQKQRLALARALVLNPSLLVADEPVSALDVSIQAEILSLMGDLQDEFGLGMLFISHDLAVVREVCDRVAVMYLGEIVELAETDELFENPRHPYTRALLSSIPTPDPTKRGGGVELTGGVPSPENPPDGCRFHTRCPEVIPPDEYDVEASAWRAVMDLRVRLERSEFDADGVRELGGDETPADDSEAVAAAVRREFDIPDRLSDDRAERVLSNALETLAAGDGAAARDTLAEAFETVCETDAPELRRTPAGGRAACHLVESADGETDSGTDGASSSHSDAD is encoded by the coding sequence GTGAGCGACGACGCCCCCCTCCTCGACGTTCGGAACCTCACCAAACACTACCCCGTCACGGAGGGGATCCTCAAGCGCGAAGTCGGCCGAATCCGGGCGGTCGACGGCATCAGCTTCACCGTCGAACGCGGCGAGACGGTCGGCCTCGTCGGCGAGTCGGGGTGCGGAAAGTCCACCGCGGCGACGACGCTCCTCCGCCTCGACGAACCGACCGACGGGCGAGTGCTGTTCGAGGGGCGGGACGTCACGGCGTTCGACGACCGGGAACTGAAGCGGTTCCGTCGGGAGGCGCAGATGGTGTTTCAGGACCCCACCTCCAGTTTCGACCCGCGGATGTCCGTCGGCGAGTCGGTGGCCGAACCGTTGCGCATCCACGGCATGCGCGACCGGACGCGACGGCGGCGAATCGTCGCCGACCTCCTCGAACGGGTCGGACTCTCCGCCGCCGACGCGGACCGCTACCCCCACGAGTTCTCCGGCGGGCAGAAACAGCGTCTCGCACTCGCCCGCGCCCTCGTGTTGAACCCGAGCCTCCTCGTCGCCGACGAACCGGTCTCCGCGCTGGACGTGTCGATTCAGGCCGAGATTCTGTCGCTGATGGGCGACCTACAGGACGAGTTCGGCCTCGGGATGCTGTTCATCAGCCACGATCTCGCCGTGGTCCGGGAGGTGTGCGACCGAGTCGCGGTGATGTACCTCGGCGAGATAGTCGAACTCGCGGAGACGGACGAACTGTTCGAGAACCCCCGGCACCCCTACACGCGGGCGTTGCTCTCCTCGATTCCGACGCCCGACCCGACGAAACGCGGCGGCGGCGTCGAACTCACCGGCGGCGTGCCCAGTCCGGAGAACCCGCCCGACGGGTGTCGCTTCCACACTCGGTGTCCGGAGGTGATTCCGCCCGACGAGTACGACGTCGAAGCGTCGGCGTGGCGCGCGGTGATGGACCTCCGCGTGCGCCTCGAGCGGTCCGAGTTCGACGCGGACGGCGTCCGCGAACTCGGCGGCGACGAAACGCCGGCGGACGATTCGGAGGCGGTGGCCGCGGCGGTTCGCCGCGAGTTCGACATCCCGGACCGACTCTCGGACGACCGGGCCGAACGCGTCCTCTCGAACGCGCTGGAAACGCTCGCGGCGGGGGACGGTGCGGCGGCGCGCGACACTCTCGCCGAGGCGTTCGAGACGGTGTGCGAGACGGACGCGCCGGAACTCCGCCGCACGCCCGCGGGAGGCCGGGCGGCGTGTCACCTCGTCGAGTCCGCCGACGGAGAGACGGATTCTGGGACGGACGGGGCGTCGTCGTCGCACTCGGACGCCGACTGA
- a CDS encoding type 1 glutamine amidotransferase domain-containing protein, whose product MTDEATALFIVSEEGYWAEECIEPLTTLTDAGVDITVATPSGSEPVVDERSTDPENVGEETAEYVKEVIESDDRLANPEPLATVDAEEYDAVVFPGGHGTAWDVNQDRHARQALLNAVAGDEGKALVVCHAVGILAFTREADGSFLVEGREVTGFPNEWEEGIVDDNDLMPDGRKLPYWVEDEVKAAGGEWDAELDADASVTVDGDLVTARGPESSTAAAEALLEELELGAVAE is encoded by the coding sequence ATGACCGACGAAGCCACTGCGTTATTCATCGTGAGCGAAGAGGGGTACTGGGCCGAGGAGTGCATCGAACCGCTGACGACGCTCACCGACGCGGGCGTCGATATCACCGTCGCGACGCCGTCGGGGTCGGAACCGGTGGTGGACGAACGCTCGACCGACCCCGAGAACGTGGGCGAGGAGACGGCCGAGTACGTCAAGGAGGTCATCGAGAGCGACGACCGACTGGCGAACCCCGAACCCCTCGCCACCGTCGACGCCGAGGAGTACGACGCGGTGGTGTTCCCCGGCGGTCACGGTACCGCGTGGGACGTAAATCAGGACCGCCACGCGCGGCAGGCCCTCCTGAACGCCGTCGCCGGCGACGAGGGCAAAGCGCTCGTCGTCTGCCACGCCGTCGGCATCCTCGCGTTCACTCGCGAAGCCGACGGGAGTTTCCTCGTCGAGGGCCGCGAGGTGACGGGCTTCCCGAACGAGTGGGAGGAGGGCATCGTCGACGACAACGACCTGATGCCCGACGGTCGGAAACTCCCCTACTGGGTCGAAGACGAGGTGAAGGCCGCCGGAGGCGAGTGGGACGCCGAACTCGACGCGGACGCGAGCGTCACCGTCGACGGCGACTTGGTGACGGCTCGCGGCCCCGAGTCCTCCACCGCCGCCGCCGAGGCGTTGCTGGAGGAACTGGAACTCGGAGCGGTCGCCGAGTAA
- a CDS encoding transcriptional regulator: MPESDGDETTRTKIADALRSEPHTATDISEEIGIPRSAAYDHLEHVSRSVDSNDADEQFLVAPPECRECGFSAFDDLINYPSRCPECRSERIEEPAFVIQ, encoded by the coding sequence ATGCCCGAGTCGGACGGCGACGAGACGACCAGAACGAAGATAGCCGACGCCCTTCGGTCGGAGCCTCACACCGCGACGGACATCTCAGAGGAGATAGGCATCCCGCGGTCGGCGGCGTACGACCACCTCGAACACGTCTCCCGGTCCGTCGATTCCAACGACGCCGACGAGCAGTTCCTCGTCGCGCCGCCGGAGTGCCGCGAGTGCGGCTTCTCGGCGTTCGACGACCTGATAAACTACCCCTCGCGCTGTCCGGAGTGCCGGAGCGAACGCATCGAGGAACCGGCGTTCGTGATACAGTAA
- a CDS encoding sugar phosphate nucleotidyltransferase, which produces MKAVVLAGGYATRLWPITKHRPKMFLPVGDGTVIDIIFDDLEDDDRISEVFVSTNERFAETFEEYLDDTGYEKPTLSVEETVEEDEKFGVVGALEQLIDRENVEEDLVVIAGDNLLSFDVAEFVDFFEEKETPCLAAYDVGSRERAKSYGLVELDGDRVTNFQEKPDDPNSTLVSIACYAFPAETLPKFDEYLTGGNNPDEPGWFLQWLQERGDVHAFTFDGAWFDIGTAESYLDAVSWYLNGENYIHDSATVENSDLGENVHVMAGTTVENSSLDRTVVFSDSDIRDADIRNTIVDEDTHIENLDLSNALIGAHSRLQH; this is translated from the coding sequence ATGAAAGCCGTGGTTCTTGCCGGCGGGTACGCGACGCGACTGTGGCCAATCACGAAACACCGGCCGAAGATGTTCCTCCCGGTGGGTGACGGGACGGTCATCGACATCATCTTCGACGACTTGGAGGACGACGACCGCATCTCCGAGGTGTTCGTCAGTACGAACGAACGGTTCGCCGAGACGTTCGAGGAGTACCTCGACGACACCGGCTACGAGAAGCCGACGCTCTCCGTCGAGGAGACGGTCGAGGAGGACGAGAAGTTCGGCGTCGTCGGCGCACTCGAACAACTCATCGACCGCGAGAACGTCGAGGAGGACCTCGTCGTCATCGCGGGCGACAACCTCCTGTCGTTCGACGTCGCCGAGTTCGTGGACTTCTTCGAGGAGAAGGAGACGCCCTGCCTCGCGGCGTACGACGTGGGTTCGAGGGAACGCGCCAAGTCGTACGGGCTGGTCGAACTCGACGGCGACCGGGTGACGAACTTCCAAGAGAAGCCCGACGACCCCAACAGCACGCTCGTCTCCATCGCCTGCTACGCCTTCCCGGCGGAGACGCTCCCGAAGTTCGACGAGTACCTCACCGGCGGCAACAACCCCGACGAACCCGGCTGGTTCCTCCAGTGGCTACAGGAACGGGGCGACGTCCACGCGTTCACCTTCGACGGCGCGTGGTTCGACATCGGAACCGCCGAGAGCTACCTCGACGCGGTGTCGTGGTACCTCAACGGCGAGAACTACATCCACGACTCCGCGACGGTCGAGAACTCCGACCTCGGAGAGAACGTTCACGTGATGGCCGGAACCACGGTCGAAAACTCCTCGCTCGACCGCACGGTGGTGTTCAGCGACTCCGACATCCGCGACGCCGACATCCGAAACACCATCGTCGACGAGGACACTCACATCGAGAATCTCGACCTGTCGAACGCCCTCATCGGCGCGCACTCGCGACTGCAGCACTGA
- a CDS encoding diphthine--ammonia ligase, translating to MTASGDWVSLFSGGKDSAWALYRALEEGLNVTRLLTVHPSEDSFMYHVPATHLTSLAAESVGIEHVEVYPDDFDAPNAEDATAQGDAELEPLEAALEELASDLDLAGVTAGAIESEYQTSRIQGMCDRLGIDLFAPLWREDPRELGEAMLDAGFEITILQVAAGGLDESWLGRTLDAAALDELAELNEEYGVHVLGEGGEFETFVTDGPHMSRPVELEYETVWEGTRGYLEITDASLG from the coding sequence ATGACCGCATCCGGCGACTGGGTGAGCCTCTTCTCCGGCGGCAAGGACTCCGCGTGGGCCCTGTACCGCGCCCTCGAAGAGGGACTGAACGTGACGCGCCTGCTGACGGTCCACCCGAGCGAGGACTCCTTCATGTACCACGTCCCGGCGACGCACCTCACCTCCTTGGCCGCCGAGAGCGTCGGCATCGAACACGTCGAGGTGTACCCCGACGACTTCGACGCGCCGAACGCCGAGGACGCCACCGCGCAGGGCGACGCCGAACTCGAACCCCTCGAAGCCGCCCTCGAAGAACTCGCGTCGGACCTCGATTTGGCGGGCGTCACCGCGGGCGCGATAGAGAGCGAGTACCAGACGAGCCGGATACAGGGGATGTGCGACAGGCTCGGTATCGACCTCTTTGCGCCCCTCTGGCGGGAGGACCCCCGCGAACTCGGCGAGGCGATGCTCGACGCCGGGTTCGAGATAACGATCCTGCAGGTGGCCGCCGGCGGACTCGACGAGTCGTGGCTCGGCCGGACGCTCGACGCGGCGGCGCTCGACGAACTGGCCGAACTCAACGAGGAGTACGGCGTCCACGTCCTCGGCGAGGGCGGCGAGTTCGAGACGTTCGTCACCGACGGCCCGCACATGTCCCGCCCGGTCGAACTGGAGTACGAGACGGTGTGGGAGGGGACGCGCGGCTACCTCGAAATCACGGACGCGTCCCTCGGGTGA
- a CDS encoding phosphoadenosine phosphosulfate reductase family protein, translating to MSQTFPSYLSVDYDDGRGRSAADYPSLDDKMAKAAAVVAEALTQYRRPAVTWTGGKDSTLVLAVAMDVAADLGDETPPVVFIDHYQHFSETVAFVERWAETWNLELVVARNEGAARLGATPGDEIPVAELGDRNRRELERLGYDDETFVLDADSFEGNHLLKTVALSEVIEERGFDGVLSGVRWDEQESRAAETFFSPRHDAETYPPHDRVHPVLQFAEADVWAAFWNVVVPDAVPGYPAGHVPDSAEDLPDGVSPADLPVSPKYFEGFRSLGTESGSAKADDRPAWAQDMENTTERSGRAQDKENLMGRLRDLGYM from the coding sequence GTGTCTCAGACGTTCCCGTCGTACCTCTCGGTCGACTACGACGACGGCCGCGGGCGGTCCGCCGCCGACTACCCCTCCCTCGACGACAAGATGGCGAAGGCGGCGGCCGTCGTCGCCGAGGCTCTGACCCAGTACCGCCGCCCCGCCGTGACGTGGACCGGCGGCAAAGACTCCACGCTCGTCCTCGCCGTCGCGATGGACGTCGCCGCGGACCTCGGCGACGAGACGCCGCCCGTCGTCTTCATCGACCACTACCAACATTTCTCCGAGACGGTCGCGTTCGTCGAACGCTGGGCCGAGACGTGGAACCTCGAACTCGTCGTCGCCCGGAACGAAGGCGCGGCCCGACTCGGCGCGACCCCCGGCGACGAGATTCCGGTCGCGGAACTCGGCGACCGGAACCGGCGCGAACTCGAACGCCTCGGCTACGACGACGAGACGTTCGTCCTCGATGCGGACTCCTTCGAGGGGAACCACCTCCTGAAGACCGTCGCCCTCAGCGAGGTCATCGAGGAACGCGGGTTCGACGGCGTCCTCTCGGGCGTCCGGTGGGACGAACAGGAGTCGCGGGCGGCGGAGACGTTCTTCTCGCCGCGGCACGACGCCGAGACGTACCCGCCGCACGACCGGGTTCACCCCGTCCTCCAGTTCGCGGAGGCCGACGTGTGGGCGGCGTTCTGGAACGTCGTCGTGCCGGACGCCGTCCCCGGATACCCCGCGGGTCACGTTCCCGACTCCGCCGAAGACCTGCCCGACGGCGTCTCGCCCGCCGACCTCCCCGTCTCGCCGAAGTACTTCGAGGGGTTCCGCTCTCTCGGCACCGAATCGGGGTCCGCGAAGGCCGACGACCGACCGGCGTGGGCGCAGGACATGGAGAACACGACCGAACGGTCCGGACGCGCGCAGGACAAAGAGAACCTCATGGGCCGACTCCGCGATTTGGGCTACATGTGA